Proteins encoded within one genomic window of Mycolicibacterium monacense:
- a CDS encoding electron transfer flavoprotein subunit alpha/FixB family protein, translating to MAEVLVLVEHAEGALKKVTSELITAARALGEPSAVVVGKPGTAEPLVDGLKAAGAAKIYVAESEDAENYLVTPQVDVLAALAEENSPAGVLLAASADGKEIAGRLAARIGSGVLTDVIAVAEGGKATHSIFGGAYTVEAEVTGDTPVITVRAGAIDAEPADGAGEVVNVEVPAQAETATKITKREPAVAGDRPELTEATVVVSGGRGVGSAENFGIVEELADALGGAVGASRAAVDSGYYPGQFQVGQTGKTVSPQLYIALGISGAIQHRAGMQTSKTIIAVNKDEEAPIFEISDLGIVGDLFKVTPQLTEKVKARKG from the coding sequence ATGGCTGAAGTACTCGTGCTCGTGGAGCACGCCGAAGGTGCACTCAAGAAGGTCACCAGCGAGTTGATCACCGCCGCTCGCGCCCTGGGCGAACCCTCCGCCGTCGTGGTGGGCAAGCCGGGCACCGCCGAGCCGCTGGTCGACGGCCTCAAGGCCGCCGGTGCGGCGAAGATCTACGTCGCCGAGTCCGAGGACGCGGAGAACTACCTCGTCACCCCGCAGGTCGACGTGCTCGCCGCGCTGGCCGAGGAGAACAGCCCCGCCGGTGTCCTGCTGGCCGCCTCCGCGGACGGCAAGGAGATCGCCGGTCGGCTCGCGGCCCGCATCGGGTCGGGTGTGCTGACCGACGTCATCGCGGTCGCAGAGGGTGGTAAGGCCACCCACTCGATCTTCGGTGGCGCCTACACCGTCGAGGCCGAGGTCACCGGTGACACCCCGGTGATCACCGTGCGCGCAGGTGCGATCGACGCCGAGCCCGCCGACGGTGCCGGCGAGGTCGTCAACGTCGAGGTGCCGGCACAGGCCGAGACCGCGACGAAGATCACCAAGCGCGAACCCGCCGTCGCCGGCGACCGCCCGGAGCTCACCGAGGCGACCGTCGTCGTGTCCGGTGGCCGCGGTGTCGGCAGTGCCGAGAACTTCGGCATCGTCGAGGAACTCGCCGACGCGCTCGGCGGTGCGGTCGGCGCCTCGCGTGCGGCGGTCGACTCGGGCTACTACCCGGGTCAGTTCCAGGTCGGCCAGACCGGGAAGACCGTTTCGCCGCAGCTGTACATCGCGCTGGGCATCTCCGGTGCGATCCAGCACCGCGCCGGTATGCAGACCAGCAAGACGATCATCGCGGTGAACAAGGACGAGGAAGCGCCGATCTTCGAGATCAGCGACCTCGGCATCGTCGGGGACCTGTTCAAGGTCACCCCGCAGCTCACCGAGAAGGTCAAGGCGCGCAAGGGCTGA
- a CDS encoding electron transfer flavoprotein subunit beta/FixA family protein: protein MTNIVVLIKQVPDTWSERKLSESDWTLDREAADAVLDEINERAVEEALLIKEKEAANGVEGTVTVLTAGPERATEAIRKALSMGADKAVHLVDEGMHGSDMVQTGWALARALGAIEGTELVIAGNEATDGAGGAVPAIIAEYLGLPQLTHMRKVTVADGKVTGERETDDGVFTLEASLPAVVSVNEKINEPRFPSFKGIMAAKKKEVTTLTLAEIGVESDEVGVANAGSKVLSSTPKPPKTAGEKVTDEGEGGSKVAEYLVAQKII, encoded by the coding sequence ATGACGAACATCGTGGTCCTGATCAAACAGGTCCCTGACACCTGGTCCGAGCGCAAGCTCTCCGAGAGCGATTGGACGTTGGACCGGGAAGCCGCTGACGCCGTGCTCGACGAGATCAACGAGCGTGCCGTCGAAGAGGCGCTCCTCATCAAGGAGAAGGAAGCCGCCAACGGGGTCGAGGGCACCGTCACCGTGCTGACCGCCGGCCCGGAGCGGGCGACCGAGGCGATCCGCAAGGCGCTGTCCATGGGCGCCGACAAGGCCGTGCACCTGGTCGACGAGGGTATGCACGGTTCGGACATGGTGCAGACCGGGTGGGCACTGGCCCGCGCGCTGGGCGCCATCGAGGGCACCGAGCTGGTCATCGCCGGCAACGAGGCGACCGACGGTGCGGGCGGTGCGGTCCCGGCGATCATCGCCGAGTACCTGGGTCTGCCGCAGCTGACCCACATGCGCAAGGTCACCGTCGCCGACGGCAAGGTCACCGGTGAGCGCGAGACCGACGACGGTGTGTTCACCCTCGAGGCGTCGCTGCCCGCGGTGGTCAGCGTGAACGAGAAGATCAACGAGCCGCGCTTCCCGTCCTTCAAGGGCATCATGGCCGCCAAGAAGAAGGAAGTCACGACCCTGACTCTGGCCGAGATCGGTGTCGAGTCCGACGAGGTCGGCGTGGCGAACGCCGGTTCGAAGGTGCTGTCGTCGACGCCGAAGCCGCCGAAGACCGCGGGCGAGAAGGTCACCGACGAAGGCGAAGGCGGCAGCAAGGTCGCCGAGTACCTGGTCGCTCAAAAAATCATCTAG
- a CDS encoding HNH endonuclease signature motif containing protein, with product MPSSAPGFVPSAPRAAQLEACFEELAELTGQRNAIDGRIVEIVAEIDGDQLWGATGARSVTALVAWKTGVSPANAKTIAAIAHRLTEFPRCTQALREGRLSLDQVGAIAERATTGSDDHYAELATHASVSQLRTAIKLEPPPQPEPDADSDADVEPKPLPDPADLQPSITTTSDEQYTYWHIKVPHVDAAKVDAALHSRLDGLIAQWKRDHGDTDDTDDSSGVGRPPMPRLADAFMDLIDTAWDTEAARRPHADRTTVVMHLDVDDRIAALHLGPLLSDADRRYLGCDATCEVWFERDGQLIGAGRTTRLINRRLRRALEHRDRTCVVPGCESTRGLHAHHIQHWENGGPTDLDNLVLVCPYHHRLHHRGIITITGPASKLTVTDATGRRLHSGSLARQPNQPPPQVPPYRGPSGERADWWWYTPFQPPPQVAN from the coding sequence ATGCCCTCGAGCGCACCGGGTTTCGTTCCCAGCGCGCCTCGCGCTGCGCAGCTGGAGGCGTGCTTCGAGGAACTCGCGGAACTGACGGGCCAGCGCAACGCCATCGACGGGCGCATCGTGGAGATCGTGGCCGAGATCGACGGTGACCAACTGTGGGGCGCCACCGGTGCCCGCTCCGTCACGGCGTTGGTGGCGTGGAAAACCGGTGTGTCCCCGGCGAACGCGAAGACCATCGCCGCCATCGCCCACCGGCTCACCGAGTTCCCCCGCTGCACCCAAGCCCTCCGCGAGGGCCGACTGTCACTGGATCAAGTCGGCGCCATCGCCGAACGGGCCACCACCGGATCCGATGACCACTACGCCGAACTGGCCACCCACGCCTCAGTCAGCCAACTCCGCACCGCCATCAAACTCGAACCCCCACCCCAACCCGAACCGGACGCCGACAGCGATGCCGACGTCGAACCGAAACCCCTCCCCGATCCGGCGGACCTACAGCCCTCGATCACCACAACCTCCGACGAGCAGTACACCTACTGGCACATCAAGGTGCCCCACGTCGACGCGGCGAAAGTCGACGCCGCCCTGCACTCCCGCCTCGACGGGCTCATCGCCCAATGGAAACGCGACCACGGCGACACCGATGACACCGACGATTCCTCGGGTGTCGGCCGGCCACCGATGCCCCGGCTGGCTGACGCGTTCATGGACCTCATCGACACCGCCTGGGACACCGAGGCCGCCCGCCGCCCGCACGCAGACCGCACCACCGTGGTCATGCACCTCGACGTCGACGACCGCATCGCCGCCCTACACCTCGGCCCATTGCTGTCGGATGCCGATCGGCGCTACCTGGGCTGCGACGCCACCTGCGAAGTGTGGTTCGAACGCGACGGCCAACTCATCGGCGCCGGACGCACCACGAGGCTGATCAACCGCCGCCTACGGCGCGCCCTCGAACACCGCGACCGCACCTGCGTGGTCCCCGGCTGCGAATCCACCCGCGGACTGCACGCCCACCACATCCAGCACTGGGAGAACGGCGGACCCACCGACCTCGACAACCTCGTCCTGGTCTGCCCCTACCACCACCGCCTGCACCACCGCGGCATCATCACCATCACCGGACCCGCATCGAAGCTCACCGTCACCGACGCCACCGGCCGACGACTGCACTCAGGATCGCTGGCCCGCCAACCCAACCAACCCCCACCCCAGGTGCCGCCCTACCGCGGACCATCCGGCGAGCGCGCCGACTGGTGGTGGTACACACCATTCCAACCCCCACCCCAAGTGGCCAACTGA
- a CDS encoding acyltransferase, whose protein sequence is MTTMWGAPLHKRWRGSRLRDPRQARFLTVASARWVLANRAYTPWYLVRYWRLLKFKLTNPHVITRGMVFLGKNVEIQATPELAQLEIGRWVHIGDKNTIRAHEGSLRIGDKVVLGRDNVINTYLDIELGDSVLMADWCYVCDFDHKMDSIEMPIKDQGIVKSPVRIGPDTWVATKVTVLRGTTVGRGCVLAAHAVVKGEIPDFSIAVGAPAKVVKNRKLAWETSAAQRAELAAALADIERKKASR, encoded by the coding sequence ATGACGACGATGTGGGGCGCTCCGCTGCACAAGCGTTGGCGGGGCTCGCGACTGCGTGACCCGCGCCAGGCCAGGTTCCTGACGGTCGCTTCGGCGCGCTGGGTGCTGGCCAACCGCGCCTACACCCCCTGGTACCTGGTCCGGTACTGGCGGCTGCTCAAGTTCAAGCTGACCAATCCACACGTGATCACCCGGGGCATGGTGTTCCTCGGCAAGAACGTGGAGATCCAGGCGACGCCCGAACTGGCGCAGCTGGAGATCGGGCGCTGGGTGCACATCGGTGACAAGAACACGATCCGGGCCCACGAGGGGTCGCTGCGCATCGGCGACAAGGTGGTGCTGGGCCGCGACAACGTCATCAACACCTACCTCGACATCGAACTCGGTGACTCCGTCCTGATGGCCGACTGGTGCTACGTCTGCGATTTCGATCACAAGATGGACAGCATCGAGATGCCGATCAAGGATCAGGGCATCGTCAAGAGCCCGGTGCGGATCGGCCCGGACACCTGGGTGGCGACGAAGGTCACCGTGCTGCGCGGCACCACTGTCGGCCGGGGCTGCGTGCTGGCCGCCCACGCCGTCGTCAAGGGCGAGATCCCGGACTTCTCGATCGCCGTGGGCGCGCCCGCCAAGGTGGTCAAGAACCGCAAACTCGCGTGGGAGACATCGGCGGCCCAGCGCGCGGAACTGGCTGCGGCGCTGGCCGACATCGAGCGCAAGAAGGCTTCGCGCTAA
- a CDS encoding outer membrane protein assembly factor BamB family protein, which yields MFRRFLVLAVSALLVGASAGCGDASSWVEAKSAPGWPAQYGDAANSSFVAADGADSLTLEWSRSVKGDLGAAVALGTGGYLAANAQSPAGCSLMVWEADNDARQRWCSRLVQGGGGASPLLDGFDNLYVGQPGAILAFPRTQWIRWRKPVIGAPTTPRIMAPGQLLVITHLGQVLVFDAHRGTVEGTPIDLVSGVDPRNSERGLADCRLSRPECPVAAAPAFSAAGAIVVLSLWEPGADKPVLVGLRYRPGQTPLLAREWTSDAVEKGPLASPVISADGSTVYVNGRDERLWALDTADGAAKWSVPLDYLPQTPPSVSPDGSIIAGGGPGAKLTAIRDSGDRGEVVWTREDVVPLTTSSRAGRLGYAVVEAPDGGQDLTVFDTADGRTVNSYPLPEATGWPVGVSLGHDGRVVAATSDGQVYGFAPE from the coding sequence GTGTTCCGGCGATTCCTCGTGCTGGCGGTTTCAGCGCTGCTGGTGGGTGCGTCTGCCGGGTGCGGTGACGCGTCGTCCTGGGTGGAGGCCAAGTCCGCGCCGGGGTGGCCCGCTCAGTACGGTGACGCCGCCAACAGCAGCTTCGTCGCCGCCGACGGCGCCGATTCCCTGACGCTGGAATGGAGCCGGTCGGTCAAGGGCGACCTGGGCGCCGCGGTGGCGCTGGGCACCGGCGGCTATCTCGCGGCCAACGCACAGAGCCCGGCGGGGTGCTCGCTGATGGTCTGGGAGGCCGACAACGACGCCCGCCAGCGGTGGTGTTCGCGGCTCGTACAGGGCGGCGGCGGCGCCAGCCCGTTGCTCGACGGTTTCGACAACCTCTACGTCGGGCAACCGGGCGCGATCCTGGCATTTCCGCGGACGCAGTGGATCCGCTGGCGCAAACCGGTGATCGGCGCGCCGACCACACCCCGGATCATGGCGCCCGGCCAGTTGCTGGTGATCACACACCTGGGTCAGGTCCTCGTCTTCGACGCCCACCGCGGCACCGTCGAGGGCACCCCGATCGACCTGGTGAGCGGTGTCGACCCCAGGAACTCCGAGCGGGGTCTGGCGGACTGCAGGCTCTCCCGTCCCGAATGCCCGGTGGCGGCGGCCCCGGCCTTCTCGGCCGCCGGCGCCATCGTGGTGCTGAGCCTGTGGGAGCCAGGCGCCGACAAGCCGGTCCTGGTCGGGCTGCGCTACCGCCCGGGCCAGACGCCGCTGCTGGCTCGTGAATGGACCAGTGACGCGGTGGAGAAAGGGCCACTGGCCAGTCCGGTGATCTCGGCCGACGGGTCGACGGTGTACGTCAACGGCCGCGACGAACGACTGTGGGCGCTCGACACCGCCGACGGCGCCGCCAAATGGTCGGTCCCCCTGGACTATCTGCCGCAGACCCCGCCGTCGGTATCCCCGGACGGTTCGATCATCGCCGGCGGCGGGCCGGGGGCGAAGCTGACGGCGATCCGCGACAGCGGCGACCGAGGCGAGGTGGTGTGGACGCGTGAGGACGTCGTCCCGCTGACCACTTCCAGCCGCGCCGGCCGCCTCGGCTACGCGGTGGTCGAGGCACCGGACGGTGGTCAGGATCTGACCGTGTTCGACACCGCCGACGGCCGAACCGTCAACAGCTATCCCCTGCCCGAGGCGACCGGGTGGCCGGTCGGGGTCTCACTCGGACACGACGGCCGCGTCGTCGCCGCCACCAGCGATGGCCAGGTCTACGGGTTCGCGCCGGAATAG
- a CDS encoding class I SAM-dependent methyltransferase — MSAFVTGPRGGGDETLPLTGERTIPGLAEENYWFRRHEVVYARLADRCAGRDVLEAGCGEGYGADLIAGVARRVIALDYDEATVAHVRARYPRVEIHHGNLAALPLVDASVDVVVNFQVIEHLWDQPQFVGECLRVLRPGGLLLMSTPNRITFSPGRDTPVNPFHTRELNAAELTELLTTAGFEMEAMLGVYHGPRLRELDARHGGSIIDAQIARAVADAPWPQDLLDDVAAVRIDDFDLTSGEDIDDSLDLVAIAVRP, encoded by the coding sequence ATGAGCGCATTCGTTACCGGGCCGCGTGGGGGCGGCGACGAGACCCTCCCCCTCACCGGCGAGCGGACGATCCCCGGGCTGGCGGAGGAGAACTACTGGTTCCGCCGCCACGAGGTCGTCTACGCCCGCCTCGCGGACCGGTGCGCCGGCCGCGACGTGCTCGAGGCCGGATGCGGTGAGGGCTACGGGGCGGATCTGATCGCCGGGGTCGCACGACGGGTGATCGCGCTGGACTACGACGAGGCGACCGTCGCGCACGTGCGCGCCCGCTACCCGCGGGTGGAGATCCACCACGGCAACCTCGCCGCTTTGCCACTGGTCGACGCGTCGGTCGACGTGGTGGTGAATTTCCAGGTGATCGAACATTTGTGGGATCAGCCACAATTCGTCGGCGAATGCCTGCGGGTGCTGCGGCCCGGGGGGTTGCTGCTGATGTCGACCCCGAACCGGATCACCTTCTCCCCCGGCCGGGACACCCCGGTCAACCCGTTCCACACCCGCGAACTCAACGCGGCCGAACTGACCGAATTGCTCACCACGGCCGGATTCGAGATGGAAGCGATGCTCGGGGTCTATCACGGGCCACGCCTGCGTGAACTGGACGCCCGCCACGGCGGGTCCATCATCGACGCGCAGATCGCCCGCGCGGTGGCCGATGCGCCGTGGCCGCAGGACCTCCTCGACGACGTCGCCGCGGTGCGCATCGACGACTTCGACCTGACCTCCGGAGAAGACATCGACGACAGCCTCGACCTGGTCGCGATCGCGGTGCGACCGTGA
- a CDS encoding alanine/glycine:cation symporter family protein — protein sequence MSEFLDTVNGFVWSNALVYLCLGAGVYFSIRSRFVQVRQVPEMVRLMLRGEKSPSGVSSFQALTMSLAGRVGTGNIAGVATAIAFGGPGALFWMWAVAFLGASTSFVECTLGQIYKTRDPLTGEYRGGPAYYLSRALSHTGAAGLFKVYGAIFAAVTVLACGLLLPSVQSNSMASAMNSAWGFSTWWVAVGTVIVLAFVIIGGVKRIAAFASIVVPFMAVVYIVLALIIVLLNAGEVPGILQMIFASAFGLDSAFGAIIGSAVMWGVKRGIYSNEAGQGTGPHAAAAAEVSHPAKQGLVQAFAVYVDTLFVCSATGFLILSTGAYRVFEGESETGAVLAEGGMLPADTPVGPGFAQVGFDTLWSGAGASFVAISLAFFCFTTLVAYYYMAETNLRFILGKSSTVEIPFIRGTVGGTATMLLQALILVSVVIGAVSTATEAWVLGDIGVGLMAWLNIIGIIILQQPAYKALWDYEKQKKAGLDPLFDPVALQISNASFWETYEPTPRSQKSAV from the coding sequence GTGTCCGAATTCCTCGACACGGTGAACGGCTTCGTGTGGAGCAACGCCCTGGTCTATCTGTGCCTGGGTGCAGGTGTGTACTTCTCGATCCGGTCGCGCTTCGTCCAGGTGCGCCAGGTGCCCGAGATGGTGCGGTTGATGTTGCGCGGCGAGAAGTCGCCCTCCGGGGTCTCGTCGTTCCAGGCGCTGACGATGTCGCTGGCCGGCCGGGTCGGCACCGGCAACATCGCCGGCGTGGCGACGGCGATCGCGTTCGGTGGACCCGGCGCCCTGTTCTGGATGTGGGCGGTCGCGTTCCTCGGCGCCTCGACGTCCTTCGTCGAGTGCACGCTGGGGCAGATCTACAAGACCCGCGACCCGTTGACCGGTGAATACCGCGGCGGGCCGGCCTACTACCTGAGCCGGGCGCTCTCGCACACCGGCGCGGCGGGGCTCTTCAAGGTCTACGGCGCGATCTTCGCCGCCGTCACCGTCCTGGCGTGCGGGCTGCTGCTGCCCAGCGTGCAGTCCAACTCGATGGCGTCGGCGATGAACTCGGCGTGGGGCTTCTCGACCTGGTGGGTCGCGGTCGGCACGGTCATCGTGCTGGCGTTCGTCATCATCGGCGGCGTCAAGCGCATCGCGGCGTTCGCGTCGATCGTGGTGCCGTTCATGGCGGTCGTCTACATCGTGCTCGCGCTGATCATCGTCCTTCTCAACGCCGGTGAGGTGCCCGGGATCCTGCAGATGATCTTCGCCAGCGCCTTCGGTCTCGACTCCGCGTTCGGTGCGATCATCGGTTCCGCGGTGATGTGGGGTGTCAAACGCGGCATCTACTCCAACGAGGCCGGACAGGGCACCGGTCCGCATGCGGCCGCCGCCGCGGAGGTGTCCCACCCCGCCAAACAGGGTCTGGTCCAGGCGTTCGCGGTCTACGTCGACACGTTGTTCGTCTGCTCGGCCACCGGCTTCCTGATCCTGTCGACCGGCGCCTACCGGGTGTTCGAGGGCGAGAGCGAAACCGGTGCGGTGCTCGCCGAGGGCGGCATGCTGCCCGCCGACACCCCGGTGGGGCCGGGCTTCGCGCAGGTCGGTTTCGACACGCTGTGGAGCGGGGCGGGCGCGTCGTTCGTGGCGATCTCGTTGGCGTTCTTCTGTTTCACCACGTTGGTCGCCTACTACTACATGGCGGAGACGAACCTGCGGTTCATCCTCGGGAAGTCCTCGACCGTGGAGATCCCGTTCATCCGCGGCACCGTCGGCGGGACCGCCACCATGCTGCTGCAGGCGCTGATCCTGGTGTCGGTGGTGATCGGGGCGGTGTCGACGGCCACCGAGGCCTGGGTTCTCGGCGACATCGGCGTCGGGCTGATGGCCTGGCTGAACATCATCGGCATCATCATCCTGCAGCAGCCCGCCTACAAGGCGCTGTGGGACTACGAGAAGCAGAAGAAGGCCGGGCTGGATCCGCTGTTCGACCCGGTGGCGCTGCAGATCTCGAACGCCTCGTTCTGGGAGACGTACGAACCGACGCCGAGAAGCCAGAAGTCCGCTGT
- a CDS encoding glycosyltransferase family 4 protein, with product MRILLVSWEYPPVVIGGLGRHVHHLATALAAAGHEVVVLSRRPADTDPSTHPTTDEVSEGVRVVAAAHDPHEFAFGPDMMAWTLAMGHAMIRAGLAIKDHGRPWRPEVVHAHDWLVAHPAITLAEFFDVPLVSTMHATEAGRHSGWVAGPISRQVHAVESWLARESDSLITCSSSMREEITELFGPGLPEIRVIRNGIEAQRWPFAQRRPRSGPAQLLYLGRLEYEKGVHDLIAALPRIRRTHPGTTLTIAGDGTQLDWLIEQARRHKVRKAVSFAGRLDHDGLVDMLHTADAAVLPSHYEPFGIVALEAAATGTPLVTSTAGGLGEAVIDGVTGVSFPPRDVTGLAAAVRTVLDDPAAAQRRAVAARDRLTSEFEWHTIAEETSQVYIAAKRREREPLPRLPIVERALPDR from the coding sequence GTGAGAATTCTTCTGGTCTCCTGGGAGTACCCACCGGTGGTCATCGGGGGGCTCGGAAGGCATGTGCACCACCTCGCGACGGCGCTGGCCGCGGCCGGACACGAGGTCGTCGTGCTCAGCCGTCGACCGGCCGACACCGACCCCAGCACACACCCCACCACCGACGAGGTCAGCGAGGGCGTGCGAGTGGTCGCCGCCGCCCACGACCCCCACGAGTTCGCGTTCGGACCCGACATGATGGCCTGGACGCTGGCCATGGGGCACGCGATGATCCGGGCCGGTCTGGCGATCAAGGACCACGGCCGGCCGTGGCGCCCCGAGGTCGTGCACGCCCACGACTGGCTGGTCGCCCATCCGGCGATCACGCTCGCCGAATTCTTCGACGTGCCACTGGTTTCCACCATGCACGCCACCGAGGCGGGTAGGCACTCCGGTTGGGTGGCCGGCCCCATCAGCCGCCAGGTGCACGCGGTCGAGTCGTGGCTGGCGCGCGAATCCGATTCGCTGATCACCTGTTCGTCGTCGATGCGCGAGGAGATCACCGAACTGTTCGGGCCGGGCCTGCCGGAGATCCGGGTGATCCGCAACGGAATCGAAGCGCAGCGTTGGCCTTTCGCACAGCGCCGCCCCCGCAGCGGTCCCGCCCAGCTGCTATACCTCGGCCGTCTCGAATACGAGAAGGGTGTGCACGACCTGATCGCCGCGCTCCCGCGGATCCGCCGCACCCATCCCGGCACGACGCTGACCATCGCAGGCGACGGCACCCAGCTGGACTGGCTGATCGAACAGGCACGTAGGCACAAGGTGCGCAAGGCGGTGTCGTTCGCCGGTCGGCTCGACCACGACGGTCTCGTCGACATGCTGCACACCGCGGACGCGGCCGTGCTGCCCAGCCACTACGAACCGTTCGGCATCGTCGCCCTCGAGGCGGCCGCGACGGGAACACCGCTGGTGACCTCCACCGCGGGCGGCCTCGGTGAGGCGGTCATCGACGGGGTGACGGGGGTGTCGTTCCCGCCCCGGGATGTCACGGGACTCGCTGCTGCGGTCCGCACCGTGCTCGACGACCCGGCCGCGGCCCAGCGGCGCGCGGTCGCGGCACGTGACCGGCTCACCTCCGAATTCGAATGGCACACCATCGCAGAGGAGACCTCACAGGTCTACATCGCCGCCAAACGCCGTGAGCGCGAACCGCTTCCGCGACTCCCGATTGTCGAGCGGGCGCTGCCCGACCGCTGA
- a CDS encoding 1,4-alpha-glucan branching protein domain-containing protein, giving the protein MSDDARVPGLFTLVLHTHLPWLAHHGRWPVGEEWLYQSWSASYLPLTRVLRRLAGEGRDHLLTLGMTPVVTAQLDDPYCLTGMHSWLANWQLRALEAATLRASSDTTPACTPEALRAFGVREQGEAELALEEFATLWRHGGSPLLRELVDAGTVELLGGPLAHPFQPLLNPRLREFALREGLADAGQRFAHTPRGIWAPECAYAPGMEADYAAAGVGHFMVDGPSLHGDTALGRPVGHSGVVAFGRDLQVSYRVWSPKSGYPGHAAYRDFHTYDHVTGLKPARVTGRNVPSSAKAPYEPDRADAAIDAHVADFVQVVRRRLTDESERIGRPAHVVAAFDTELFGHWWYEGPEWLARVLRALPEAGVRVGTLSDAVDGGFVGAPVDLPPSSWGSGKDWQVWAGDQVTDFVRLNAEVVDTALSTVDKALTQRASVGSPTPRDTVADQILRETLLTVSSDWPFMVSKDSAADYARYRAHLHAHATREIADALAAGRREQAQRLADGWNRADGLFGALDARRLPR; this is encoded by the coding sequence GTGAGCGACGACGCTCGGGTACCGGGGCTGTTCACCCTCGTCCTGCACACGCATCTGCCGTGGCTGGCGCACCACGGCCGCTGGCCGGTCGGCGAGGAGTGGCTCTACCAGTCGTGGTCGGCGTCGTACCTGCCGCTGACGCGCGTGCTGCGCAGGCTGGCCGGCGAGGGCCGCGACCATCTGCTCACCCTCGGGATGACACCGGTGGTGACCGCTCAGCTCGACGACCCCTACTGCCTGACCGGGATGCACAGCTGGCTGGCGAACTGGCAGCTGCGGGCACTGGAGGCCGCCACCCTGCGCGCCTCCTCGGACACCACACCGGCGTGCACACCGGAAGCGTTGCGCGCCTTCGGTGTTCGCGAGCAGGGCGAGGCGGAGCTGGCGCTCGAGGAGTTCGCCACACTGTGGCGCCACGGCGGCAGTCCGCTGCTGCGTGAGCTCGTCGACGCGGGCACCGTCGAACTGCTGGGCGGGCCGCTGGCGCATCCGTTCCAGCCGTTGCTCAACCCCCGACTGCGGGAGTTCGCGCTGCGCGAAGGGCTCGCCGACGCCGGACAGCGCTTCGCGCACACCCCGCGCGGCATCTGGGCCCCGGAGTGCGCGTACGCCCCGGGCATGGAGGCCGACTATGCCGCGGCGGGCGTCGGCCACTTCATGGTCGACGGCCCGTCGCTGCACGGCGACACCGCGCTCGGCCGCCCCGTCGGCCACTCCGGCGTCGTCGCGTTCGGTCGCGACCTGCAGGTCAGCTACCGCGTGTGGTCGCCCAAGTCCGGCTATCCCGGCCACGCCGCCTACCGCGACTTCCACACCTACGACCACGTCACCGGGTTGAAGCCGGCGCGGGTCACCGGGCGCAACGTGCCGTCGTCGGCCAAAGCCCCATACGAACCGGACCGCGCCGACGCCGCCATCGACGCCCACGTCGCCGACTTCGTGCAGGTGGTGCGGCGGCGGCTGACGGACGAGAGCGAGCGGATCGGCCGCCCGGCGCACGTGGTCGCCGCCTTCGACACCGAACTGTTCGGCCACTGGTGGTACGAGGGGCCGGAGTGGCTGGCCCGCGTACTGCGGGCGCTGCCGGAAGCCGGTGTGCGGGTGGGCACGCTCAGCGATGCCGTCGACGGCGGATTCGTCGGCGCCCCAGTCGATCTGCCGCCCAGTTCGTGGGGTTCGGGTAAGGACTGGCAGGTCTGGGCCGGAGACCAGGTGACCGACTTCGTCCGACTCAACGCCGAGGTCGTCGACACCGCGCTCAGCACCGTCGACAAGGCGCTCACCCAGCGCGCGTCGGTGGGCAGCCCGACACCGCGGGACACCGTCGCCGACCAGATCCTGCGCGAGACCCTGCTGACCGTCTCGAGCGACTGGCCGTTCATGGTGAGCAAGGACTCCGCGGCCGACTACGCCCGCTACCGCGCCCACCTGCACGCCCACGCGACCCGCGAGATCGCCGACGCACTCGCGGCCGGCCGGCGGGAGCAGGCCCAGCGCCTCGCCGACGGCTGGAACCGCGCCGACGGCCTGTTCGGCGCCCTCGACGCCCGCCGGTTACCGCGATGA